In the Ranitomeya imitator isolate aRanImi1 chromosome 2, aRanImi1.pri, whole genome shotgun sequence genome, CTATTCCCTttccctgttcctggtatgatgttGATTAGCGTTGAGCGAAACGGttcggtcattttcaaaagtcgccgacttttggcaaagtcgggtttcatgaaacccgacccgatccctgtgtggggttggccatgcggtacgcgacttttgcgccaaagtcgcgtttcgtatgacgcgcttggcgccattttttcagccaatgaaggagcgtgggcagagtgatgacataggtcttaggggcgtggacgcctatcgccatgttgtcgcttgtgcgctgtagcgatttgcaatgtgtaacaccagcttttcagttcagggacggaggggggagagagagagagagagagagagagagagagaaaaaattcccattgactttgcattgggtttcggtcgatcctcgacttttcgccataatcggccgatttcactcgactcgacttttgagatagtcgggtttcgcgaaacccgactcgaccctaaaaaagtcaaggtcgctcaaccctaatgttgaTTTCTTTGATGGCAGACAAGATTCGAATTCCGAATAAAACATTTTCCGCAaattgaacatgaaaatggcctctcccctgtgtgaattctctgatgtacagtAAGTTCTGATTTATCCCTATAtcctttcccacattccgaacatgaaactgGTTTCTGCTCTCTGTGAGTGTTCTGATGTCCAACAAGTCTTGCTTTACTGATGAagtttttcccacattctgaacatgaaaatggcttctctcctgaatGAGTTAATTGATGTCTAATAAAATttgctttctgattaaaacattttccacattctgaacagaaaaatggattctcccctgtgtgaattctctgatgcatAGCAAGACTTGATTTATTCCTGAAGTATTTTCCACATTCTGTACATTTCAGTGATTTCCTCCCTCTGTAAGCTATTTCATTTTCAATAGCACTTCTCTGACTTTCATTTTGCATATTTGTCTTTGACGAAGCAGAAGTGAGAACATTTTCGAAAGGATCAAATGGCAGATTATTTCCGAGTTGAGCTTGCGGTGTATTTGCAAAAATTAGACGTTCTTCACATGTATCTGGGGTGCTACTATGATTATCAGCTGCAAAATCGGAGAATAACACATGTCCCTCGGAGCTCCTGGtaaagtcatctgccaagaataaaactgattttattatttttatataacactgcattttaattaatatttattttttatatactttaTATCATTTCCATAAAAAACTATAATAAAATTCAATTACCAACAGACTAAGGCAGTAGAGCACAAAGAGGGGCTGATAGTTTATGGTGTTAGTCCACCAGGTTATGAGCTTTCAAATTTTCTCTTCTCTATTGTAGCAATCTTCTCTGTAGGTTCATGTTTCATTGTGTCTGTCACCAATCATTTACATTTACATTATCAGAAGAGATTCATAAAGaggactctaagggtatgtgtccacgttcaggattgcatcagaatttggtcaggattttccatcagtttttgtaagccaaaaccaggagtggatgataaatacagaagttgtgcatatgtttctattatacttttccgctaattgttccactcctggttttggcttacaaaaactgatgaaaaatcctggccaaatcct is a window encoding:
- the LOC138667039 gene encoding oocyte zinc finger protein XlCOF7.2-like isoform X1; translated protein: MRIFLSGPTRMDRNRDKMAERILHLTLEILFQLTGQDYILVKTSSERSHAPVSEGWGRPLSPITGPPPQSLIHEDINDQKILELTYKMIELLTGEVPIRCQDVAIYFSMEEWEYLEGHKDLYKDIMMEVPQPLTSPDQSSERATPERCPRPLLPQDCKQENSIVPQDHQVSTFLAGRDGLKGKELLHISTTETYVGGDEWCKEEIPTDNYTDDFTRSSEGHVLFSDFAADNHSSTPDTCEERLIFANTPQAQLGNNLPFDPFENVLTSASSKTNMQNESQRSAIENEIAYRGRKSLKCTECGKYFRNKSSLAMHQRIHTGENPFFCSECGKCFNQKANFIRHQLTHSGEKPFSCSECGKNFISKARLVGHQNTHREQKPVSCSECGKGYRDKSELTVHQRIHTGERPFSCSICGKCFIRNSNLVCHQRNQH
- the LOC138667039 gene encoding oocyte zinc finger protein XlCOF8.4-like isoform X2, translating into MRIFLSGPTRMDRNRDKMAERILHLTLEILFQLTGQDYILVKTSSERSHAPVSEGWGRPLSPITGPPPQSLIHEDINDQKILELTYKMIELLTGEVPIRCQDVAIYFSMEEWEYLEGHKDLYKDIMMEVPQPLTSPDQSSERATPERCPRPLLPQDCKQENSIVPQDHQGKELLHISTTETYVGGDEWCKEEIPTDNYTDDFTRSSEGHVLFSDFAADNHSSTPDTCEERLIFANTPQAQLGNNLPFDPFENVLTSASSKTNMQNESQRSAIENEIAYRGRKSLKCTECGKYFRNKSSLAMHQRIHTGENPFFCSECGKCFNQKANFIRHQLTHSGEKPFSCSECGKNFISKARLVGHQNTHREQKPVSCSECGKGYRDKSELTVHQRIHTGERPFSCSICGKCFIRNSNLVCHQRNQH